A stretch of the Acyrthosiphon pisum isolate AL4f chromosome A2, pea_aphid_22Mar2018_4r6ur, whole genome shotgun sequence genome encodes the following:
- the Rpl12 gene encoding ribosomal protein L12: MPPKFDPSEVKEVYMRCVGGEVGATSSLAPKIGPLGLSPKKVGDDIAKATSDWKGLKITVKLTIQNRVATISVVPSASSLVIKALKEPPRDRKKVKNVKHNGNVTLDEIINISRTMRPRSMARTLAGTVKEILGSAQSVGCTVDGKNPHDIIEGIDDGAVVIPEE, translated from the exons atgCCACCAAAATTCGACCCTAGCGAAGTCAAagaag TGTACATGAGATGTGTAGGAGGAGAAGTTGGTGCTACATCTTCTCTTGCTCCGAAAATTGGTCCATTGGGTTTG tctCCCAAGAAAGTCGGTGATGATATTGCCAAGGCTACATCTGACTGGAAAGGTCTAAAGATCACTGTTAAATTAACCATCCAAAACAGAGTGGCTACAATATCTGTTGTTCCTTCTGCATCATCATTGGTGATCAAAGCTCTTAAAGAACCACCTCGTGATAGGAAGAAGGTTAAAAATG TAAAACACAATGGAAATGTAACTTTGgatgaaattattaacattagtaGAACAATGAGACCAAGATCAATGGCCAGAACTTTGGCTGGAACCGTAAAAGAAATTTTAGGATCAGCtcag AGTGTTGGTTGTACTGTTGATGGAAAAAATCCACATGATATCATTGAAGGAATTGATGATGGTGCCGTAGTTATTCCAGAAGAATAA
- the LOC103310606 gene encoding gamma-gliadin-like, with translation RPSYSPPQQQQPLPQPSYSPPQQQQPLPQPQPSYGPPPSQQPLPQPQPSYGPPIQQQQPTPQLSPNCNHPQQQQPLPQPQPSYGLPQQPLPQPQPTQPPVSYGAPVQSTIAPQQNYGSPKPSNTNIPQSNQPTVVQSISFGIPSQSFNTPSQLLGTSQNQNGYSYSPPAVQQQNNQFQGYSYNQPPPRPNQQPQQPQQPQQPKQPSFTYTTSQTQPQNIPQQVGYSYNAPQPATQQNNAKPPSSSPPQPSYSIPQQPQTSPPSNNYNPPKPQAQP, from the coding sequence CGACCAAGTTATAGTCCACCTCAGCAACAACAACCGTTACCACAACCAAGTTATAGTCCCCCTCAGCAACAACAACCCTTGCCACAACCTCAGCCAAGTTATGGACCTCCACCATCACAACAACCTTTACCACAACCACAACCAAGTTATGGACCACCGATTCAACAGCAACAACCAACACCACAACTCTCACCAAACTGTAACCATCCACAGCAGCAACAACCATTACCTCAACCACAGCCAAGCTATGGATTGCCTCAACAACCACTTCCACAGCCACAGCCTACTCAACCTCCAGTATCATATGGTGCCCCAGTACAAAGTACTATAGCTCCTCAACAAAATTACGGAAGTCCAAAACCATCCAATACTAATATTCCTCAATCTAATCAACCAACTGTAGTACAGTCAATCAGTTTTGGAATACCATCACAATCGTTTAACACACCGTCTCAACTATTGGGGACGTCACAGAATCAAAATGGGTATTCTTATAGCCCTCCGGCTGTTCAGcaacaaaataatcaatttcaGGGTTATTCTTACAACCAACCACCTCCAAGACCAAATCAACAGCCACAACAGCCACAACAACCACAACAACCCAAGCAGCCTAGTTTTACCTACACTACATCTCAAACGCAGCCTCAAAATATACCACAGCAGGTTGGTTATTCATACAATGCACCACAACCTGCCacacaacaaaataatgcaAAACCCCCCTCATCATCGCCACCTCAACCCTCATATAGCATACCACAGCAGCCTCAAACTTCCCCTCCGTCAAACAATTATAACCCTCCCAAGCCACAAGCCCAACCA
- the LOC100165140 gene encoding dnaJ protein homolog 1 — translation MMGKDYYQILGVSKGAADDEIKKAYRKLALKYHPDKNKSAGAEEKFKEVAEAYEVLSDKKKRDIYDKYGEDGLKGGAGQGNNSNNYSYTFHGDPRATFAQFFGSSNPFGNIFGNSGGSMFDDEMDFDDGFIRMSHGPPGMGAFRSQSFNVHGSPMGRTKEKAQDPAIEHEVYVSLEDISRGCTKKMKISRRVLQADGTSRKEDKVLTINIKPGWKSGTKITFQKEGDQAMNRIPSDIVFVIRDKPHPVFKRDGNDIRYTVPITLKQALCGVDIVVPTLTEKKLPLSIKSEVVKPTTIKRFQGYGLPYAKEQSRRGDLLVSFDIKFPETISPAMKAVLCDTLP, via the exons ATGATGGGAAAAGACTATTACCAAATCCTTGGAGTGTCAAAGGGAGCCGCAGACGATGAAATTAAAAAGGCTTACCGAAAATTAGCTCTCAAATACCACCCAGACAAGAACAAAAGTGCTGGAGCTGAAGAAAAATTCAAAGAGGTAGCAGAAGCATATGAAGTActgagtgataaaaaaaaaagggatatatatgataaatatggaGAAGATGGTCTTAAAGGAGGTGCTGGCCAAGGAAATAATTCAAACAACTATTCATATACTTTCCATGGCGATCCTAGAGCAACATTTGCACAGTTCTTTGGTTCATCAAATCCATTTGGCAATATATTTGGTAATAGTGGTGGTTCAATGTTTGATGATGAAATGGACTTTGATGATGGTTTTATTCGAATGTCACATGGACCACCTGGCATGGGTGCTTTCAGGTCGCAGTCATTCAATGTTCATGGTTCACCAATGGGACGAACTAAAGAAAAAGCTCAAGACCCTGCTATTGAACATGAAGTGTATGTATCATTAGAAGATATAAGTAGAgggtgtacaaaaaaaatgaaaatctccAGACGAGTGCTCCAAGCAGATGGGACTTCTAGAAAAGAAGATAAAGTGTTAACAATCAATATAAAACCTGGTTGGAAATCGGGTAccaaaattacatttcaaaaagAAGGAGATCAAGCAATGAACAGAATACCTTCAGacattgtttttgtaataagaGACAAACCTCATCCAGTTTTTAAACGTGATGGAAATGATATTAGATATACAGTTCCAATTACTCTTAAacaa gcaCTATGTGGTGTAGACATTGTAGTTCCTActttaactgaaaaaaaattacctctcaGCATAAAATCAGAAGTTGTTAAACCCACAACAATAAAACGATTTCAAGGTTATGGCCTTCCATATGCTAAGGAACAATCAAGAAGAGGAGATTTATTAGTGTCGTTTGATATTAAATTTCCCGAAACAATTTCACCTGCTATGAAAGCTGTTTTGTGCGATACACTACCGTGA